A window of Blautia argi genomic DNA:
CCACAATACCGTCCTCTACCAGCTTTTTAATGTAACGCTTTCCTGTTACCACATTGGTCAGATACAATTTTGCAAATTCAATCTGCTTTGGTGGGTGAGGATATTCCAGTTCTGTTACCACCCAGTCATAAAGCGGTCTGTGATCTTCAAATTCCAGAGTACAGATAGAATGTGTTACTCCCTCAATGGCATCTTCAATGGGGTGTGCAAAGTCATACATAGGGTAAATGCACCATTTATCCCCTGTGTTGTGATGTGTCATGTGTGCCACGCGGTAAATAACCGGGTCACGCATGTTGATGTTCGGAGAAGCCATGTCGATTTTGGCACGAAGCACTCTGCTGCCGTCCTCAAATTCACCATTTCTCATTTTCTCGAATAATTCCAGGTTTTCTTCCACGCTTCTGTTGCGGTAAGGGCTTTCCTTTCCAGGCTCGGTAAGCGTTCCTCTGTATTCTCTGATCTCCTCTGCTGTCAAATCACAGACAAAGGCTTTGCCCTTTTTAATCAGCTTTACGGCAGCCTCATACATCTGCTCAAAATAATCAGATGCAAAGTACAGACGGTCTTCCCAGTCTGCACCCAGCCACTTGATGTCTTCCTTAATGGATTCTACAAATTCTACCTTTTCCTTTGTAGGATTGGTATCATCAAAACGCATATTAAATTTGCCGTTATATTTCTGTGCAAGTCCGTAATTTAATAAAATAGACTTGGCATGTCCGATGTGCAGGTAGCCGTTTGGCTCCGGCGGAAAACGGGTGCAGATTTCCTCGTATTTTCCTTCTGCCAGGTCTTTTTCAATAATCTGTTCAATAAAGTTTTTAGAAACGGTTTCTTTTGCTGTTTCTTTTTCCACTTTTTCTTCCTCCATCTATTGTAGTTTCTTCTGTATAGTCTAAGGACTATACTACCATAATTTTTTATTTTTTCAAAGGCTTTGCTTTTATTTTTTTCAATTCAGTCCAAAATCATAAAGTTTGCCGTTGCTGTGGCAATCAATTTCCCCGTCTTTTCAGATTTACACTCTGCCGATACATTGCAGATGCTTCGTCCTGCGCGGTCTGCCTTTGCAGTTACCAAAAGGACGTCCTGCGCCATGGCAGGGGACAGATAATTCAGACTCAGATTAATGGTGGGAATCCTCTGACTTTTGCTCACACTTCGCACCAGAACCCCACAGGTAGTGTCAACGGCTGTGGCAATCAGTCCTCCGTGCATGGTTGCCATGTGATTTAGTTCCCACCTCTGTACCGGGAAGCGCAATGTCACGCTCCTTTTTTCATAACTGCAAGCATAAAATTCTATCTGCATTTTGCTGTATAAATGATCCGGGTCTTTGGGATAAAGCCGATCCATGCTCTCCCTTATCTCCTGCTCCATTTCCCGGTTTCTTTCGTTTTCCATGTCCTTGTTCCTCCTTTATAAACGTGTTTTAATACCGTACTTCCAGCAGAGTCAGCCCTCTTGCCGGGGCTGTAAAGCCTGCGTTTTTTCTGTCACAGCTTTCCAGAAGCGCTGTCATGGTTTCCGATTTTCTTACTCCTCTTCCCACTTCAATCAGCGTTCCTGTAAGAATTCTTACCATATTATAAAGGAAGCCGTCCCCAGTGTAGGTTATGCAAATTTCCTGCTCTGTTTCCTGTATCTCAATACAATGCAGCGTCCTTATGGAAGACTTTTTCATCTTTTTATTTGAACAAAAACTTTTAAAATCATGGGTTCCTTCTAAGAATCCCGCAGCTTCTCTCATAGCGTCAATATCCAGGTTTTCATGAAGGGGGCACTGGTACTTCCGTTCAAATACATTTTTATGAAAGCCCGCTGCTATTCGATACTGGTACACCTTTTCTCTGGCATTTAACCGGCTGTGAAAACGCTCTGCTGCCTGACGCACCTGAAGAATTTCAATATCCTCCGGAAGATAATGATTCAGATACGCACAGATTTCTTCACAGCTTTTGTCTGTATCCATATGAGCGTTTGCCACCTGTCCCCTTGCATGGACGCCTGCATCTGTCCGCCCTGCACCCTGTATGGTTACCGGCGTTTCACACATGCGGGACAGTACGTCTTCTATTTTTCCCTGTATGGTATTGTCCGTGTCTTTCTGCTTCTGCCAGCCGCCGTAGCGGGTGCCGTCATACTGTATATCCAAACGATAATTCAATGTGTTTTCGCTCCTTCCTAAATAGTGATTATAATAGCACAGGGGGCTTTTGGCGTCAACCAAAAGCCCCTCTGTGCTTCCTTTATTCTAATCTGAATTTTTTAATCTTATTTCAGCAGATACACGTCTGCATAGTTCACACCCAGAGCGTTGGCTTTCTCATGGTCATTGACATAAATATCAATGCGGTTATCTTTAATGGCACCGCCGCAGTCTTCTGCCGTGAAAATATGACCATTGATAATCACCTGCGTTCCATAAGGAATCACGTTTGGGTCTACAGCAATGGTCTGTCCCTCAATAACCGGTGTGCCTGTTGCCGTAATTCCTGTTTCCACATCGCAGCAAAGCTCACATGCACAGTAATAGGTCAGCTTAAAGTTTCCTAACAAATCACCATACATTTCTTCCGTTGCATTGACTTCTGCAATATCTCCGCTACCGTATACGGTCTGTGTATCGTCCAGAATCTTAGTTGCCCATACTGCGCAGCCACTGTTTACATCATCAGATACAATTCCGTAATTGGTTCCCTTTGCCTCAATGGTTTTGCCATCTCCGGCATACATAACCACATGGAAAATATATCCGTCCTTTGCATAGAAAATCAAATCTCCGGGCTGTGCATCTTCTACCGGAATCTTGGTTCCGTACTGTGCCTGGTCTTCTGCCACTCTCGGCAAATCATAGCCATATTGCTTATAAATGCTCTGCACAAAACCGGAACAGTCCGCTCCGTCTGTCAGGCTGGTACCGCCCCATACATATGGATTTCCAATAAACTGAGAGGCAAATTCCACAATGGACTTTCTCACTTCCCCACCCGGAATACCGGATTTAACGGAAGTCAGGGTGTAATAACGGGCCTGATTTTCTTCTGGATCCACCTGAATCTCTGCTGTGGTATAAGCATCCTCGCCGTTCTTTTCTACCTCTGCTTTTACTGCTTCTTCCACATTGAGATATTCACGGCTTACAAATCCACGGACATCACCGGATTCTATGTACACCCAATTCTGGCCTTTTTCTGCAATAACATAAACCAGACTTCCCCTTTTCAGCGTTCCTACAATACGACTGTCTGTTCCCTTTCCTTCTCTCACATTGAGCAGACTTGCTGTTGACAATGCATAATCTTTTTCCACAACCGTCTGATTTACTGTGGCTCTCAAATGCAGAAAAGCTTTATTCTCCAGATAAGGCACCAGCTCCTGTGCCACAGGTGCAGTTCCTTCGATTCCTGTATAGGTTTTCTTTTCCTTTTTCGCTTTTTCTTTTGCCTGCTTCTGATATTTTTCCAGAATCTTCTGTGCTTCTTCTCCAGTAAAGACAGCATCTGCTTTTACAAAGCCTCTGACTTTGCCGGACTCTACATAAATCCAGCCGTCCTCTTCCTCTTTCAGTATGTAGCATACGCCTTCCTTTGCCAGAGTCCCCACACTGCGGGCTTCTGTATTCATTTCCTCTTTGATTTCCAGATTATCCTTGGCAAATGCGTATTTTCTTGCCACTGTCCAGAAACGGAAATCCTCTACCAGCTTTGGAACCTCGTAAATCTGCTGATTTGCAACCAGCTCTTCGTTGGTAGAAGGCGCTGAAATATCATCAGCCGCAATCTGGGGAGAACCATTTTCCAGAAGAATCACAAAGCCGTTTTCATCTAAGACATAGTGGTGTCCCTCCGGCAACTTGTAGCCTGTTCTCTGCTCATACTGCTCCGGGGTTTCTCCCTTTGGCGCTTCCGGCTGGTCTGCTTCTATCTCTGGTGTGCCATCTTCCAGAAGAATCACAAAGCCGTTTTCATCTAAGACATAGTGATGTCCCTCCGGCAACTTGTAGCCTGTTCTCTGCTCATACTGCTCCGGGGTTTCTCCCTTTGGCGCTTCCGGCTGGTCTGCTTCTATCTTCGGTGTGCCATCTTCCAGAAGAATCACAAAGCCGTTTTCATCTAAGACATAGTGATGCCCCTCCGGTAGCCTGTAGCCTGTTCTCTGCTCATACTGCTCCGGGGTTTCTCCCTTTAGCGCTTCCGGAGTTTCTGGTGTTTCCGGCACTTCCGGCTGCTCCGGGGTTTCCGGCACTTCCGGCTGCTCCGGGGTTTCCGGCTGCTCCGGGGTTTCCGGCTGCTCCGGGGTTTCCGGCTGTTCTTGAGGGGCTTCAGGAACAACTGGATTTTCCGGCTCCTCTGTATTTTCCTGTGTATCCTCCAGCAACAGAGGTTCTGATTCCATTTCCGTATTGTCTTCTGTCTGCACCTGCACATCAGCTGCATATACATTAGCAGGAACCGCCAGTGTAAATGCCATAGATAATGCAAGTACCCTCTTTAGTTCTTTTAATTTCAATCTTTTTTCCTCCAAAATATCTAAGGATCTCTTATTTCTGTTTGCTCTTTCTCAGTTTAACGCAACCAGAAAACAAAAACAACCCTTCTTCGTGAAAAAATGTTTTTTTACCTGTCATACTGAATCTCTTTCCCTAAGAAAAACAATGCCAGCAAATTTGGAATTGCCATCATACCGTTTAATGCATCAGATAAATCCCAAATCATCTGAGGAGCCAGCATACAGCCGGGAAGGGTGAGCAGAATATAAGCCAGACGGTACAACGCTGCCCCCTTCTTTCTTCCCAGATACTCTGCTGTCTGCTCTCCAAAATAAGCCCAGCCCAGAATGGTTGCAAATGCAAAAAGCGCTACTGCCACTGCCAGAAACTCCCGGCCCCAGGGAAGCACCGTATCAAAAGCCATACCGGTAAGCGTTGTACCGTCTGTGACAGCCTGCCCTGTCTGAAGCTGCATCAGATATTTTTGGGGTTCATATACCCCGCTTACCAGAAGTACCAAGGCTGTCATGGTACATACAACAATGGAATCAATAAAAATCTCCAGAATCCCCCACATACCCTGCACCTGGGGAGATTGTACCCTTGTATTTGCATGTGCCATTACCGAAGAGCCAAGTCCTGCCTCATTAGAAAAAATTCCTCTGGCAATTCCCATACGGATTGCCTGCCCCATACCGTATCCTGCAAATCCTCCCACTACCGGACGCAGACAGAATGCCTCTCTGAATATCAGAGAAAAAGCCGCAGGTATCTGTTGCCGAAAGACAAAAAGTACAGCCAGAGTTCCGCACAAATAAGCGCCTGCCATAACAGGAACCAGTTTCTCTGTAAAAGCTGCGATTCTTTTAATCCCGCCTGTAAGCGCCACTGCCACCAGTATCATACAAATACTGCCGGATGCAAAGGGCTTTATGTGAAACGTATTCCACAGCCCCTGCGCCATGGAATTTCCCTGTACCATATTTCCCATGCCAAAAGAGGCGCCCAGACAGCAAAAAGCAAACACCAGAGCAAGCGGTCTGCATTTTAATCCCCGCTCCATATATACCATGGCGCCGCCCTTCCAGCGTCCCTCCTGATCCCGATAACGGTATTTAATCCCCAGAAAATTTTCTGCATAGCTGGTCATCATTCCCAGAAATGCAGATACCCAAAGCCAGAAGATTGCCCCGGGACCACCGAACATCAGAGCAGTAGCCACCCCGGTAATGTTTCCTGTCCCGAGGGTAGCCGCCAGGGCTGTGCAAAAGGACTGAAACTGTGAAATTGTATGCTCCTCTTTTTCTTCTGATTTTTCCTTTGTCTTTAAAGACCCCAGCGTGGTTTTTAGCCACAGTCGAAGCCTCCGGATTTGAAAAAAACGGGACTGCCAGGTAAAACGAAGCCCGGCCGCCAGAAAAAACACCAGCATACCGGGTCCCCATACAAACCTCTGCAGTCCATGAATCCATTCCTGCATAAAAGACTGTCCCTTTATTCGTTTTTAAAGATTATGCCCTGATAAAAGC
This region includes:
- a CDS encoding glutamine--tRNA ligase/YqeY domain fusion protein, giving the protein MEEEKVEKETAKETVSKNFIEQIIEKDLAEGKYEEICTRFPPEPNGYLHIGHAKSILLNYGLAQKYNGKFNMRFDDTNPTKEKVEFVESIKEDIKWLGADWEDRLYFASDYFEQMYEAAVKLIKKGKAFVCDLTAEEIREYRGTLTEPGKESPYRNRSVEENLELFEKMRNGEFEDGSRVLRAKIDMASPNINMRDPVIYRVAHMTHHNTGDKWCIYPMYDFAHPIEDAIEGVTHSICTLEFEDHRPLYDWVVTELEYPHPPKQIEFAKLYLTNVVTGKRYIKKLVEDGIVDGWDDPRLVSIAALRRRGFTPESIQKFVELCGVSKANSSVDYAMLEYCIREDLKMKAPRMMAVLDPVKLVIDNYPEGEIEYLEVPNNMENPELGTRQVPFGRELYIEREDFMEVPVKKYKRLYPENEVRLMNAYFVTCTGCEKDENGNVTVIHCTYDPASKGGNSPDGRKVKGTIHWICAETAVEAECRLYENIVDEEKGVYNKEDGSLNLNPNSLTVVKGCLVEPELGKAEAYDRFQFVRNGFFCADCHDSKPGTPVFNRIVSLKSSFKLK
- a CDS encoding PaaI family thioesterase; translation: MENERNREMEQEIRESMDRLYPKDPDHLYSKMQIEFYACSYEKRSVTLRFPVQRWELNHMATMHGGLIATAVDTTCGVLVRSVSKSQRIPTINLSLNYLSPAMAQDVLLVTAKADRAGRSICNVSAECKSEKTGKLIATATANFMILD
- the truA gene encoding tRNA pseudouridine(38-40) synthase TruA; this encodes MNYRLDIQYDGTRYGGWQKQKDTDNTIQGKIEDVLSRMCETPVTIQGAGRTDAGVHARGQVANAHMDTDKSCEEICAYLNHYLPEDIEILQVRQAAERFHSRLNAREKVYQYRIAAGFHKNVFERKYQCPLHENLDIDAMREAAGFLEGTHDFKSFCSNKKMKKSSIRTLHCIEIQETEQEICITYTGDGFLYNMVRILTGTLIEVGRGVRKSETMTALLESCDRKNAGFTAPARGLTLLEVRY
- a CDS encoding NlpC/P60 family protein, yielding MKLKELKRVLALSMAFTLAVPANVYAADVQVQTEDNTEMESEPLLLEDTQENTEEPENPVVPEAPQEQPETPEQPETPEQPETPEQPEVPETPEQPEVPETPETPEALKGETPEQYEQRTGYRLPEGHHYVLDENGFVILLEDGTPKIEADQPEAPKGETPEQYEQRTGYKLPEGHHYVLDENGFVILLEDGTPEIEADQPEAPKGETPEQYEQRTGYKLPEGHHYVLDENGFVILLENGSPQIAADDISAPSTNEELVANQQIYEVPKLVEDFRFWTVARKYAFAKDNLEIKEEMNTEARSVGTLAKEGVCYILKEEEDGWIYVESGKVRGFVKADAVFTGEEAQKILEKYQKQAKEKAKKEKKTYTGIEGTAPVAQELVPYLENKAFLHLRATVNQTVVEKDYALSTASLLNVREGKGTDSRIVGTLKRGSLVYVIAEKGQNWVYIESGDVRGFVSREYLNVEEAVKAEVEKNGEDAYTTAEIQVDPEENQARYYTLTSVKSGIPGGEVRKSIVEFASQFIGNPYVWGGTSLTDGADCSGFVQSIYKQYGYDLPRVAEDQAQYGTKIPVEDAQPGDLIFYAKDGYIFHVVMYAGDGKTIEAKGTNYGIVSDDVNSGCAVWATKILDDTQTVYGSGDIAEVNATEEMYGDLLGNFKLTYYCACELCCDVETGITATGTPVIEGQTIAVDPNVIPYGTQVIINGHIFTAEDCGGAIKDNRIDIYVNDHEKANALGVNYADVYLLK
- a CDS encoding alanine/glycine:cation symporter family protein; protein product: MQEWIHGLQRFVWGPGMLVFFLAAGLRFTWQSRFFQIRRLRLWLKTTLGSLKTKEKSEEKEEHTISQFQSFCTALAATLGTGNITGVATALMFGGPGAIFWLWVSAFLGMMTSYAENFLGIKYRYRDQEGRWKGGAMVYMERGLKCRPLALVFAFCCLGASFGMGNMVQGNSMAQGLWNTFHIKPFASGSICMILVAVALTGGIKRIAAFTEKLVPVMAGAYLCGTLAVLFVFRQQIPAAFSLIFREAFCLRPVVGGFAGYGMGQAIRMGIARGIFSNEAGLGSSVMAHANTRVQSPQVQGMWGILEIFIDSIVVCTMTALVLLVSGVYEPQKYLMQLQTGQAVTDGTTLTGMAFDTVLPWGREFLAVAVALFAFATILGWAYFGEQTAEYLGRKKGAALYRLAYILLTLPGCMLAPQMIWDLSDALNGMMAIPNLLALFFLGKEIQYDR